Proteins co-encoded in one Pirellulales bacterium genomic window:
- a CDS encoding serine/threonine protein kinase, with product MSHSAPMSTGNGPADATGLDLDLSGRQLGDYRLLRRLGRGAMADVYLAEQGSLRRQVAFKVLKRELAADELYVRRFHGEAQAAAALVHANIVQIYEVGNIEGIHYIAQEYVEGQNLSQLIARHGPPDIRLALAVMRQVTAALCKAAERGIVHRDIKPENIMLGRSGEVKVADFGLARITAGDDTVKLTQVGITMGTPLYMSPEQVENRPLDSRSDLYSLGVTCFHMLAGQPPFRGDTALSVALQHVRTQPERLENLRPDLPPALSRIIHQLLVKDPAERFSTPRELLKELRSLQIDGIEQSWPAEMDEVNGTEIASLLALRGEATQRLQNLMKTQSLATRGKRRRMGYAAALVIGAMLLGAGAAWATRERYLLDVPAAELPKVAVQKTAEEQYYLAEYSNTLAAWNAVVENFPTETRWVWRAKEELVKIFLPTDMKLAKPLLDELAEATDSSRQWENQFRAFSAAGLAFYYAFSREKNPEQSAKQLDQLRSLAGGLNPSKVQRVLEDRQMEQLVYAVIQLNRQTTDENKKDWDNWLNQMREENETPVGEAR from the coding sequence TCGGTTGCTGCGTCGGCTTGGCCGCGGCGCGATGGCGGATGTCTATCTGGCCGAGCAAGGTTCGCTTCGTCGACAAGTGGCCTTCAAAGTCCTGAAACGCGAATTGGCGGCCGACGAACTCTACGTCCGCCGCTTTCATGGTGAAGCGCAAGCGGCGGCCGCGCTGGTGCATGCCAACATCGTGCAAATTTACGAAGTCGGCAATATCGAGGGGATCCATTACATTGCACAGGAATATGTCGAAGGACAAAACCTGTCGCAACTGATTGCCCGGCACGGCCCGCCCGACATTCGGCTAGCGCTGGCCGTGATGCGGCAGGTCACTGCGGCACTGTGCAAGGCGGCCGAGCGCGGCATCGTCCACCGCGACATTAAGCCCGAAAACATCATGCTCGGTCGCTCGGGAGAAGTAAAAGTCGCTGACTTCGGACTGGCTCGCATCACTGCGGGAGACGACACGGTGAAGCTGACCCAGGTCGGCATCACCATGGGCACCCCGTTGTATATGAGCCCAGAACAAGTCGAGAACCGTCCACTCGATTCGCGCAGCGATCTCTATTCGCTCGGCGTGACATGTTTCCATATGCTGGCTGGCCAACCGCCGTTTCGTGGCGACACGGCTCTGAGCGTGGCCTTGCAACATGTGCGCACGCAACCCGAGCGACTTGAAAACCTACGTCCCGATCTGCCGCCAGCGCTGAGCCGAATCATTCACCAGTTGCTGGTGAAGGATCCTGCCGAACGGTTTTCCACCCCCCGGGAATTGCTCAAAGAGCTGCGCTCACTGCAAATAGACGGCATCGAGCAGTCGTGGCCCGCGGAGATGGACGAAGTCAACGGCACGGAAATCGCCTCGCTGCTGGCCCTGCGCGGCGAAGCCACGCAGCGGTTGCAAAATTTAATGAAAACTCAATCGCTGGCCACGCGAGGAAAGCGGCGGCGGATGGGGTACGCCGCAGCGCTAGTGATCGGCGCCATGTTGCTCGGCGCTGGCGCTGCGTGGGCTACGCGCGAACGGTATTTGCTCGATGTGCCTGCCGCGGAATTACCCAAAGTGGCTGTCCAAAAAACGGCCGAAGAGCAGTATTATTTGGCCGAGTACAGCAATACATTAGCGGCTTGGAATGCGGTGGTAGAAAATTTTCCAACCGAGACTCGCTGGGTGTGGCGCGCCAAAGAAGAACTCGTCAAGATTTTTCTACCCACCGACATGAAGCTCGCAAAGCCCTTGCTCGACGAACTCGCCGAGGCGACCGATTCGAGTCGCCAGTGGGAAAATCAGTTTCGCGCTTTCTCGGCGGCGGGGCTGGCGTTTTACTACGCCTTTTCTCGTGAAAAGAATCCAGAACAAAGCGCCAAACAACTCGATCAACTCCGTTCGCTGGCCGGAGGCTTGAATCCTTCCAAGGTTCAACGCGTGCTTGAAGACCGACAGATGGAACAACTCGTCTACGCCGTCATTCAATTGAATCGGCAGACGACGGACGAGAACAAGAAGGATTGGGATAACTGGCTCAACCAGATGCGCGAAGAAAATGAAACTCCCGTCGGCGAGGCGCGATAA